A window of Cottoperca gobio unplaced genomic scaffold, fCotGob3.1 fCotGob3_396arrow_ctg1, whole genome shotgun sequence contains these coding sequences:
- the LOC115005905 gene encoding uncharacterized protein LOC115005905, with the protein MEIISVCLMLSATLSVDPNRSQFFKYEPISLRCVASSSGWTVKRNTSTSTSEVCTYGWGVPAESSCIIDNAFPTDTGLYWCESQQGGCSRSVNITVSAGAVIVESPALPVTEGDEATLRCSEGQGRGEPTSGFSAAFYRNNVIIGTDSTGQMVLPTVSTSDEGFYKCAHPTRGESPPSWLAVTERPTGVSTSPPPPPPPPPPPLMSLSRLGCTILLFSLYTVILILCIYTYRRWTRARADAKRRASDHLTLE; encoded by the exons ATGGAGATCATATCAGTCTGTCTCATGCTct CCGCCACGCTGAGCGTCGATCCCAACAGATCTCAGTTTTTTAAGTATGAACCAATCTCTCTGAGGTGTGTGGCGAGCTCCAGCGGCTGGACAGTGAAAAgaaacacctccacctccacctctgaGGTGTGCACTTATGGCTGGGGGGTCCCCGCTGAGTCCTCCTGCATCATCGATAATGCGTTCCCCACAGACACCGGGCTGTACTGGTGCGAGTCCCAGCAGGGGGGGTGCAGCCGCAGCGTGAACATCACAGTGAGCG CTGGTGCTGTGATCGTGGAGAGCCCCGCACTTCCTGTGACAGAGGGAGATGAAGCGACACTTCGCTGTTCCGAGGGACAAGGCAGAGGTGAACCTACGTCAGGTTTCTCCGCTGCCTTCTACAGAAACAACGTTATCATCGGCACTGATTCTACCGGACAGATGGTCCTCCCCACAGTGTCCACGTCTGATGAAGGCTTCTACAAGTGTGCACACCCCACGAGAGGAGAGTCACCGCCCAGCTGGCTGGCAGTGACAG AGCGGCCGACAGGTgtctccacctctcctcctcctcctcctcctcctcctcctcctcctctcatgtCTCTGTCCAGGCTGGGGTGTACCATCCTGCTGTTCAGCCTTTACACCGTCATCCTCATCCTGTGTATTTACACGTATCGCAGGTGGACTCGAG CTCGAGCTGACGCTAAGAGAAGAGCTTCTGATCATCTCACACTggaataa